The Mauremys reevesii isolate NIE-2019 unplaced genomic scaffold, ASM1616193v1 Contig146, whole genome shotgun sequence region aatgcaaattatgatcagctgcattcaacattggtggacatgttggaaatggctaggtgaataacatcagcaggactctctgaaagtctggcagaattaatgatattctctttctttccctagtgaaactccctacaccccaggggctgctggcacgacttctggtgagtagaccatgagaataggttttctgcggaatgtgaagtgggacagttaactataaaaatgggttttctagctagatgcttgtagacaggctgaggaatgtgtatgattggatctctctgtctctgccctctcctgagacccaCTGTTCTGTATCTTCGTACTAGctagaatgctttcttcttcaggaaggcacTGCAGTAGAATCAACAACTCTATTGTATGGTCTCCACAGTGAGAGAGTCTGAACTATTCCCTCCTTTGGGAACAAACTGGTATTGTGCTGACCAAACTTAGCCTGTTCTTTCTGTCTCACTGACAGGTAGTAGCCTCGTCCCcttatgcaggagaaggacacggatgtgctgccttgcagttacTACAGGCCCTGCACCAAAATATCCATGCAGCAGTGGGTGAGACGTGGGTAGTAAAGATCC contains the following coding sequences:
- the LOC120393095 gene encoding maestro heat-like repeat-containing protein family member 2A, producing the protein MENHTELVYCIVQLVKLPTPQGLLARLLVVASSPYAGEGHGCAALQLLQALHQNIHAAVGETWVVKIPSLVQYIEGNTENSWTTVEHMLLQ